A single genomic interval of Solimonas sp. K1W22B-7 harbors:
- a CDS encoding IS30 family transposase: MGRKSFEQFGIEERCEISRRRQAGESIRQIAAALDRAPSSISRELKRNTGATGYQSVYAGEQARARRWQGSRLLRDAELQARVLEGLRRGWSPEQVSRRLAQQDLQISYESIYRFIAAQIARTNDFSWRLYLPRAKSKRGFRGRKGGSPAEHIQQRVSIEKRPKAAADRRQAGHWEADLMLFARYGQAILTLHERTSRLTAIVRQPSKAAAPVAQTLQALLAPLPPALRRSITFDNGTEFALHYTLHQPLGLQTYFCDPHSPWQKGGVENANGRLRRWLPRGTNVEDLSPDQLLQIAQIYNHTPRKCLGFKTPAEVFAKVLHFKCESTCRLPPV, from the coding sequence ATGGGACGCAAGAGCTTTGAGCAGTTTGGAATCGAGGAACGGTGTGAGATTTCCCGTCGGCGCCAAGCCGGGGAGTCGATCCGGCAAATTGCGGCAGCTCTGGATCGCGCGCCATCGAGCATTTCTCGGGAACTGAAGCGCAACACTGGCGCGACGGGCTACCAGAGCGTCTATGCCGGCGAGCAAGCTCGGGCGCGCCGCTGGCAAGGTAGCCGGCTTCTGCGTGATGCCGAGCTGCAAGCCAGGGTTCTGGAGGGATTGCGCCGAGGCTGGTCTCCCGAGCAGGTATCGCGGCGGCTGGCTCAGCAGGATCTGCAGATCAGCTACGAGAGCATCTATCGCTTCATTGCCGCCCAGATCGCCCGGACCAACGACTTTTCCTGGCGTCTCTATCTGCCCCGTGCCAAGAGCAAGCGCGGCTTCCGTGGCCGCAAGGGCGGCAGCCCGGCAGAGCACATCCAGCAGCGGGTTTCGATCGAAAAGCGCCCCAAGGCTGCGGCTGACCGGCGCCAGGCGGGACACTGGGAAGCCGACCTGATGCTCTTTGCGCGCTATGGCCAAGCCATCCTGACCCTGCATGAGCGAACGTCCCGGCTGACCGCCATCGTCCGCCAGCCCAGCAAGGCCGCTGCGCCGGTGGCGCAAACCCTCCAGGCCTTGCTGGCCCCACTGCCCCCAGCCCTGCGCCGCAGCATCACCTTCGACAACGGCACCGAATTCGCCTTGCACTACACCCTGCATCAGCCCCTGGGCTTGCAGACCTATTTCTGCGATCCGCATTCCCCCTGGCAGAAGGGTGGCGTCGAGAATGCCAACGGGCGTTTGCGCCGCTGGCTACCCCGGGGAACCAACGTCGAAGACCTCTCACCAGACCAACTCTTGCAGATCGCTCAGATCTACAATCACACGCCACGCAAGTGCCTCGGCTTCAAAACCCCTGCCGAGGTCTTCGCCAAAGTGTTGCATTTCAAATGTGAATCCACCTGCCGGCTTCCGCCGGTATGA